The Tautonia marina genomic interval GGCCCTGTCCACCCGGCTGGCCCGGCTCGGGGCGCTGAGCTTCGGGAGGAGCGGCGGCCTTGCCGTCGATGATGGCGGCGGTCAGGCGGTCGAGGATCAGCTCGATGGCTCGCATGCTGTCGTCGTTGCCGGGGATTGGCAGGTCGACAACGTCGGGGTCGCAGTCGGTGTCCATCAGGGCGACGACCTTGACGCCGAGCTTCCGGGCCTCGCTGACGGCGATCTTCTCGCGGTGCGGGTCGATGACGAACATGGCCTCGGGCCGGCGAGTCATGTGCCGGATGCCTTCGAGGTTCCTCGAAATCTTACGGCGCTCGCGGTTCAGGGTGCTCAGCGCCTTCTTCGAGTAGGTCAGCGCCATATCGCTATCGAGCGTCTGCTCCAGCTCGTCAAGGCGGTCGAGGCGGCTGCGAATGGTCTGGAAGTTCGTCAGGGTGCCGCCGAGCCATCGCTCGGTGACATACGGCATGCCGCACTTGGTGGCGTGCTCGACCACGATATCGACGGCCTGGCGCTTGGTGCCGACGAAGAGGATCAGGCCGCCGCCGGCGGCGACGCGGTTGAAGTACTTGGTCGCCCGCAGGAGGCCGCGGACGGTCTCCTTCAAGTCGATGATATGAATCAGGTTGCGCTTGCCGTAGATGTACGGCTTCATCTTCGGGTTCCAGCGGCTGGCGCGGTGGCCGTAGTGCACGCCGGCTTCGATCAAGTCCTTCACAGCGATCGCCACGGGCAATCCCCTCCGGGGGCAGTCAGAAGGTCGTCCGGCCGATGGTCCGGGGGCGACATGCCCTCGGGGCGGCCTTGCTTTCGGGATGGTCGAGTGGGGTTCGGTCAACACGGAACACGACTCGGTCGAGCCGCCAAGTTTACCGACCTCGGAGGGAATCGTCAAACGTGGGAGTTCTGGCGTCGTAATGCCGGAGAATCGGCAGGGCAACCTCGTAGGCAAACCTCCCGTCGGCGTTCGATGCGAAGGCTCGGGCACGGCCGGTCCCCGCGCCGGTCGGCCAGGCCGGCGCGGTCTGTTCGGCAAACCGCCAGTAGGCCGCTGTTTCCCGGGCAAAGGCGGCGCGTCGGAGGCAGGCCAGGGCCGCCTCTTGCAGGATCAAGGCGTCGTACGGTTCCCCCGATCGCCTG includes:
- the rpsB gene encoding 30S ribosomal protein S2: MAIAVKDLIEAGVHYGHRASRWNPKMKPYIYGKRNLIHIIDLKETVRGLLRATKYFNRVAAGGGLILFVGTKRQAVDIVVEHATKCGMPYVTERWLGGTLTNFQTIRSRLDRLDELEQTLDSDMALTYSKKALSTLNRERRKISRNLEGIRHMTRRPEAMFVIDPHREKIAVSEARKLGVKVVALMDTDCDPDVVDLPIPGNDDSMRAIELILDRLTAAIIDGKAAAPPEAQRPEPGQPGGQGQRGRLERRGSGPRPGDAPGAPVAAPGAPASAPAPAESGEATASAEPAAAPESAAPSEPAVEPQAPPAAPEAAPSPEATPDEPQQPPAQG